The following DNA comes from Hordeum vulgare subsp. vulgare chromosome 3H, MorexV3_pseudomolecules_assembly, whole genome shotgun sequence.
tgatttcctcgttcttgctaccgcacaagatagcttttgtcccgtcatatttggcagaccttttctcaataccgtcaatgctcatattgactgtgagaagcaaactttcactattggctttgaaggtgtgtcacacgagttcaatttctctaagtttggtagacaacctcatgaaaaggagttgcctagtagggatgaaactattgccttagcttctattgtcgtacctcctactgatcccttagagcaatacttgcttgagcaagaaaatgatatgcatatggatgaaagggatgagatagatagagttgtcttagaacaatatcatatccttaagaataacttgcatgttgaactgcttggggatccacccccaccaaagggtgatcccgtgttcgagctaaaacagttgcctgatactcttaagtatgcttatattgatgaaaaagagatatatcctgttataattagtgctagcctctcagagcatgaagaaaagaagttactaaaaactctaagaaagcaccatgctgctattggatatactctcgatgatcttaagggcattagtaccactctatgccagcacaagattaaaactgatcctgatttcaaaccagttgctgatcatcaacggagattaaatcctaagatgaaagaggtagtaagaaaagaaatactgaagctccaggaagcgggtattatctatcctattgctcacaaTTATTGGGTGAgtatggtgcattgcgtccctaaaaagggaggtattaccgttatccctaatgataaggatgaattgatcccacacaggattattactagctataggatggtaatcgattttaggaaattgaataaagccactaggaaagatcattatcctttgccttttatcgaccaaatgctagaaagactgtctaaacacacacacttttgctttctagacggttattctggtttctcccaaataccagttgcacaatctgatcattagaaaaccaccttcacctgccctttcggaacctttgcttatagacgtattccttttggcttgtgtaatgcacctgccacctttcaaagatgtatgatggctatattctctgacttttgtgaaaagattgttgaggttttcatggatgacttcttcgtttaagGGTCTTCTTTTTTatgattgcctcatcaaccttgatcgagtcttgcagagatgtaaagataccaatcttgtcttgaattgggagaagtgccactttatggttaatgaaggcatcgtcttagggcataaaatttctgaaagaggtatttaagtcgataaggctaagattgatgcgatcgagaaaatgccataccccacagatatcaaaggtataagaagtttccttggtcatgctggtttctatagaaggttcattaaagacttctctaagatttctaggcctcttaccaatctcttgcaaaaggatattccttttgtctttgacgatgattgtgaggaagccttcgaaatacttaagagggctttgataactgcacctattgttcaaccacctgattggaacttaccttttgagatcatgtgtgatgctagtgattatgctgttggtgctgttctagggcaaagagttgataacaagttgaatgttattcactatgctagtaaaactctagacagtgcccaaagaaactatgctactacggaaaaggaatttttagcagtcgtgtttgcatgtgaaaagttcaggtcttacatagttgatttcaaagtcactattcacactgatcacgctgctattaagtaccttatggagaagaaggacgctaaacctagacttatcagatgggttctcttgctacaggaatttgatttgcacgttgtcgacgggaagggtgctgataaccccgtagcagataacttgtctaggttggagaacgttcttgatgacccacaacctattgatgatagctttcccggtgagcaactgaatgtcatcaatgcttcacgtagtgcaccatggtatgctgattatgcaaactatatcgttgtcaaatatataccacctagtttcacataccaacaaaataagaaattcttctttgacttgagacattacttctgggatgatcctcacctttataaggaaggagtagatggtattattagatgttgtgtacctgaacatgaacagggacagatcctacagaagtgtcactccgaggcctacggaggacaccatgcgggagatagaactgcacacaaggtattgcaatcaggtttatattggcccactctcctcaaggatgctcgtaagtttctcttgtcctgtgacgaatgtcaaagagtaggtaatatcggtaaacgtcaggaaatgcctatgaactattcacttgtcattgaaccatttgatgtttggggctttgattatatgggaccttttccaaaatccaacaggtatactcacatcttagttgcggttgattacgtcactaagtgggtagaagctatccccactagtagtgctgatcacaacacttctatcacgatgcttaaagaagttattttccctagatttggagtccctagatatctaatgaccgacagtggttcacatttcattcatggtgctttccgtaaaactcttgctaagtacgatgtcaaccatagaattgcgtctccctatcaccctcagtcgagtggtcaagtagagctaagcaatagagagattaaactaattctgcaaaagactgtcaacaggtctagaaagaattggtctaagaagctcgatgatgcactgtgggcttatagaactggctataagaatcccatgggcatgtctccgtacaaaatggtgtacggtaaagcctatcatttacctcttgagctagagcataaagcttattgggcaatcaaagagctcaactttgatttcaaacttggtggtgagaagaggttatttgacattagctcgcttgatgaatggagaactcaggcatatgagaatgccaagttgttcaaagagaaggttaagaggtggcatgataagaggatacaaaagcgtgagttcaatgtaggtgattatggcttgctatataactctcgtttaagattctttgcaggcaagcttctctctaaatgggaaggtccctgtgttgttgaggaagtatatcgttccggtgctatcaagatcaacaacacggaaggtaattgtccgagagttgtaaattggcagataatcaagcattatatctcgggtactcccataaatgttgaaagcaatatcatcaataccataactcccgaAGAatgcctaagggatatttatcaccctgtttcagacccgagaacgaagaggtatgtgatttggtaagaaaacagattccaaaacttttctagtaggattttttctccgttttggaatatttgaaaaaatacaaaaattggaagtagtccggagagcgcgcgaggaggcgacaagcctgccaggcacaggCACAGGCacaggccgcgcctggggggcttgtggcctcctagtgcaccttccggactccgttttcgtgcggagtagtgcttctggtctggaaaaaatcaatatatattctcccgtgaggtctgacccctctatcatgcagatttcctctgttttttgtttcgagcctgtttcctgccgcagatttagagcaagatgtcgtcccaggaatctatgggggagaacaatctccctcgagcctatggagaagtaaatgctgatctgaaaagaatggaggccaaggagaggctacctaaagaaaccaagggcaaaactaaggagaggaATCAGACGTGGGATGAAGCACAATGtgcgttcaacaaggaagaagttaaagaagtggatttcctccaaccctacctccacctattgtctccatccttgattgaactcttgaggttttgtgaaacaactcgtgctcgcaatacttatctcactcgtgaagttctcttggaatcaaattttgtgaaacaactcgtgctcgcaataccttcctccaaccctacctccacctattatctccatccttgattgaactcttgaggttttgtgaaacaactcgtgctggagaaacatatcacagatctccaaggcatAAATCAAATTTTGatggctctcttggaatcaaagattgcaacaactccaccaccatcacctccaaaggaagacaactgagcatgggtatgggaaatccccttggcttttgccaagcttgggggagttgccccggtatcgtatcaccatcacatcttttgcctttacctttgttttagtttgttccttttgagttttctttttctctagtagtttaaaactcTTAGTGTttcagtcttgagttttgctttgtgtcacccccgatgtattcgacctcgtgagccatataataaagagtgtcttagttgaagggctttgcctcttgacatgatcaaaagagtgagaaaagaacaaaagcatgaaagatcatgtaatgatcttatgggaagtgatggcttcacatataaaagggatgatgattgaaactcgttgagggtagacaaacgtagaccttggtcattgttgcaattaataggaagtgataaacaaggagaggttcacatataaatacatcatctttgacaccatctatgattgtgaacactcactaaactattacatgcttagaagtagatgttggacaaggaagacaacataatgaattgtgtttgcgtggttccgaacaatgttatatgattagagatcccttagcatgtgacggttgcttccacctcatattagccaaaactcccgcaccaagtagagatactacttgtgcatccgtaaaccttcaacccagttttgcaataagtgtccaccatacctacctatggattgaataagatccctcaagtaagttgtcatcggtgcaagcaataaaaattgctctctaatatgtatgatctattagtgtgtggaaaataagctttatacgaacctgtgatgaggaagacataaaagcgacagactgcataataaagttctttatcaaaggaggcaatataaagtgatgttcctccgcactaagaggacacgcatccaaacctcaaaagtgcatgacaacctctgctgccctctgcgaagggcctatcttgtacctttactttttgcccttgaaagagtcatgatgatcttcaccaattccttgtttcgcctttatcttgactaacgtcatatgcttggtaaagatctatattcatatgtcaacttggaggtaagcattcatgaattattattgttgacattacccttgaggtaagcagttgggaggcaaaactataagcccctatctttctctgtgtccagctaaaactttgatctcatgagtaccacgtgagttgtagcaattgtagagaatgaaaagatgattgagtatgtggatttgctttacaagctcttatttgactctttctgatgttgtgataaattgcaattgcttcaatgactataggctaacggttgttacttctcggtaaggtttgtgatccatgctttactttgtgaaggaattatcactttagcatgagagattatatgttggtattgctgttctgatcatggccatgatgcctgcatgttcgtatcttgttttgtcgacacctctctccctaaacatgtggacatatttattgagctcggctttcacttgaggacaagcgaggtctaagcttgggggagttgatacgtcccttttgcatcatgctttcatgttgatatttatcgcttcttgggctgttatttcacttcacggtacaatacttatgccttttctatcttattttgcaaggtttacatgaagagggagaatgtcggcaactggaattctggcctgaaattggagcaagtttgagatacctattctgcgcaactccaaacgccgtaaaaatcaacgatgcttttttctggatttataaaaaatactgggccgaagaagcgccaaaggggcgccagcaggtggccacaagcctgctaggcgcggccaccccctggtcgcgcctagggggcttgttggcaacatgctggcccactggcccccctcttcttctatatgaagggttttgtccggaaaaaaatcaaggaggagctttttcgtggattcgccgccgccacgaggcggaacttgagaagaaccaatctagagctccggcaggacgatcctgccggggaaacttccctcccggaggggggaaatcgtcgccatcgtcatcaccaacactcctctcatcggaggggactcgtcaccatcaacatcttcatcagcaccatctcatctccaaaccctagttcatcacttgtaaccaatctccatctcgcgactccgattggtacttgtaaggttgctagtagtgttaattactctttgtagttgatgctagttggattacttggtggaagagtttatgttcagatccttgatgctactcattacctctctggtcatgaatatgattatgctttgtgagtagttacttttgttcctgaggacatgggataagtcatgctaatagtaatcatgtgaatttggtattcgtttgatattttgatgtgttgtatgttgtttttcctctagtggtgttatgtgaacgtcgactacataacacttcaccattatttgggcctagaggaaggcattggaaagtagtaagtagatgatgggttgctagagtgacagaaccttaaaccctagtttatgcgttgcttcgtaagggattgatttggatccactagtttaatgctatggttagactttgtcttaattcttctttcgtagttgcggatgcttgcgagaggggttaatcataagtgggatgcttgtccaagtaagggcagtacccaagcaccggtccacccacatatcaaactatcaaagtaacgaacgtgaatcatatgaacatgatgaaaactagcatgacacaaattcccgtgtgtcctcgggagcgtttttcctcctataagactttgtctaggcttgtcccttgctacaaaagggattgggctactttgctgcaccgttgctacttttgttacttgttgcttgctacgaatcatctcaccacacaatcacttgttaccgataatttcagtgcttggagatatttttttgttgaaaaccacttgtcagatccttctgctcctcgttgggtttgacactcttacttatcgaaaggactacgattgataccctatacgtgtgggtcatcaattccccgcgggaaagcgaggcgatgaggacgacgagAGCGCCTAGTCGCTGACTCAGTGGGTCCACAACGAATTCGCACAAAAAACGTTTCCCCCGGCGCCCCCGAGCGCGCTGGGTTCGACCTAGGTCCGCTGATGACAAAATCGGCCCTAACTGACAAAAAACAGGCTTTTGAAAGCATAACTGGGCCATTTTTTCACAAGCGATCAAAAAAGGCCTTGTGGGGCTTGTTGGGGGCGCGGCTGGAGATGCCCTCATTCCCGTATCGAGCCATCGTCGTCTTGTGTGGGATTTGTCTCAGCCTCTCAGGCAATAATGAAGGCTCACATGGCTTCTTTAACATCTGACACCGACACATCCAAGGCCCTCTAACAGCTTCAATTACAAGAAGGTTCATCAGATTCCTGACTAGTAGGCCCCACTCGTAAAATCTGGCAATATTTTTCAAACTAGTCGTATTCTAGATGAATTGAATTTTTTTAGATCAGTAGTTGGTAAATGTACTATTAACTAGGATTTTGTTTGCACTATTTAAATAATCTTTGATTTCCAAAccaaatgttgttgttgttgctgaatcaactattACATCCAGCTAGCTAAATATATATGCGTTGCCACGAAACAATAACACAAATTGTAGATACACATTGATCAAAACAAGTGTCATATAATTCATAAATGTGTGGGGAAGATGACATTTGTTTCCATTCATATACCAAAAATACTGACTTTCTCTTTCTCCTTACAAATCCGTAGCCGCTTGTACCCCTCCACTTCCACTCGCTTTATTCATCCTTGCCCTAATATTGCTGTTAGTTCAAAAGTGTACCATCTTGCTTGACGTCACTTCGAAATCTATAAAATGGTCCTCCGTGGAGCAAtcgatgatagtgtattgtttgtTAAATAAAAAGATACTCATCTATGGTGAGAGATGCtaaaagcaacaacaaaaacaacaaagcctttagtcccaaataagttggggtaggctatatGGTGAGAGATGATATCATATTAAATTCCCCTGGATAGCCATAAAAAAACAAAACACTGAGACATTAATCTTACATTCTTAAAaatttggtcctaattttttcAACATGCAAAGTGTCCACCTAAACATCCATTAGGAAATGCATTTAAATCTTCTCGTTTACTAAGCCACACAAAATCTGCCACGTAAGTAAGCGTTTTCAACATGCAAAATGTCCACCTCAATGCACCACTAAGAAATGCATTTAAGTCTTGTCTCCCACTAAGCCATGCAAAATCTGTCCTATATGTATGTTTGCAGCGGGCCGAGAAAGCTTTTCTTTGTTCGTAGTGGGCCGAGAATGCTTTTATTACATAGTGGGCTAGGCTCTTTGTTTGGATCAAGTCATTTAGGCTTGGCTGCTGGAAAATCCTATTAAACGTTCGTTgcgtcaaagtgtctggcaaatgCACAGGAAGGAAAGGCAAGCGATTTAAATGGGCAAACCCATTAGCGCGTTTCACTGATCCTGGTTTTGGGAACCTCTGGATTTTTTCAGTTTTGgaaaacttctagaaggttccttgAATTAATTTTtcatttgtttatttattttattttttatttttttctcttatctgttcttgtttcaaaaaaaaattaattttcaattttttcttcaaatacAAAAATAgctttttataaaaaatattcgaAATTTAAAATAATTGCcaattttcaaaaacattcataacttaataaaatgtttgggatttttaaaaaatgttcgtttTTTAAGAGAATGTTCCTTATTTTAAGAAGATGTTCGGTATTTTCAGAAAGTgttttgtattttcaaaaacatttTGAATTATCAAAATTTCGTTCAATTTTTAAACTTTTGTGTTCGAAAATTATTCTTAAATTTCTAAAAAAATTCTTGCTTTTAAAAAACTgtttcaaatttcaaaaaattgtCGTTTTACAAAATTTATTTATAAATTCAAAACAAAATCTGGATTTATAAATatgttcttcaaattcgaaaaatgtctttgctttttaaaaaaatgttctcagTTTCAGTTAAGTtgctattttccaaaaatatttataACTAcaaaaaatgttcgggatttAAGACAAATgttatggattttcaaaaaacatTGTTCAAATTGCAAAAAACTTTTTTTAAGAAAATATTATCCTTTTAAAAATAGTTGcagtttttaaaaaaaatcatgacttcaaaaatgttttggattttccaaaaatgttctacTTAAAAAATGTTTGGTATTTTAAGAGAATGAttagtattttcaaaatgttcgtTTTTTCAGTAAAAATCGAAATATGCTTTTTTGTATAATTTTGAAACTAAGTTAATGTTTGAAAATTGCTCTtgaatttcaaaaaaagttcttGCTTTTAAAAGATGTTCCAAATTCCAAAACCTTGATGTTTTAAAACATTGTTCATAAATTCATAAAATTTTCTGAATTTTCAAAGAATGTTCTTAAAATTCGACAAATGTTTTTGCTTCAAATTcgaaaaaagtaaaaaaatacaGAAAGTACgaaccaaaaaagaaaaaaataggcaGAAAAGGCAAAaagaatagaaaaaataaaaaaatatatcagATTTTCTTAAGACAAAAAAACTGGGCCGACTCAGTGGGGCGAGCCCCATGTGCGTTCGCTCGACAGCCGGCCGCAACGAGCGGCGCATTGGAGGTCCCCTGTTTGCTTTTGAAAGAGTCGAGTCCAGTTGAGTTGAGTTTGTGCACGACGCGATCGGATGTACAGCGAGTGGAGCAGAGTAGACCACGGTTACTGTCGTctcatgtttttttcttttttcttttttgtttgtgtTTTTTTTTGCAGAGTACAATCAAAGTCGCTCACATACATGAGCATACAATTACCTATATAAACGCACGCACATATATGTTATCCCTATAAGCAACTTCGAGAGATTAAGCCGACACATCATTTTGAGATTGACGAAGTCGTCATAGACGCCTTCCTTGTCGACAAAAACGTCTCCTTTCACTGAAAGCACATCGCCGAAAGACCtaagataaatttagaaaaatccAAACACCAACGTCAAGTCTGAGACTCCTAATAACCATCTAATCAGAGgttagttttttcttttcttttctggctGCCGTATTGTAGAGTATATGTTGTTTTGTAGCGGGCCGAGAAAGCTTTTATTACATAAGTGGGTTGGGCTGTTGGTTTGGATCAAGTCGTTTAGGCTTTGCTCATCCCTACATACGACTTGCTTTTGCGGCCAGTTGAGTTGAGTTGAGTTGGCGCAGGGCACGGCAAGCGGAGCGGAGcgatgggcggcggcggcggtgaggagaGCGGCGGGCATGGGCATGAGATCGGAGACACCTGCAGTCGGTGCACGGTACTGGTCGGCGTGGGTTTGATGACCCTGCCGATCGCGGCCGTGTCCGCCTGGCTGCCGGGCCCTGACGCACCACCATCAAGACCCATGTTGGTCTCCTTGGCCAGGATCATGTGTGTCGTCTCCCCCTGCATCCTCTTCATCCTCCTCGCCGCAGTCACCCTGCTGGATCGGCCACCTTCCCCACCGCCACGGCCCAAAGTCGTCGTCGTCGATCCTCACCCTCCCACACGACCCATGTTAGTCTTGTTCTTGAGGATCCTATGCATCGCCGGTGCATGCAGCATCCCCATGCTCTTGCTCACGATTATCATCACAGACCGCCAGCGCCAGGGCCGTCGACCACCTTCCCATCCACACTCCCATGTTTAGCAATTATtaccattcttcttcttctttgattttatTTATTATTGATTCATTCACTTTATTAGTATTTTATTTATACCATATGTATTTTCTGGCCCCTCCGTGTATACATGcacatcatgagatattttcttcCTGAATCTTACTCCAAAAAATTTACTATATATGCACACTGTTGTAAGATAAACTAACTATATTTCTACGTTCCGGTTAGCTAAAAACCATACCATCCTAATTTCGAAACCAAATCCATGTAAATGAAGATCAATAACCATCATTTCACTTTATAAAGTTGAGGGAGTTTTATGTGGTAACTTTACAAAGCATGACAAATCAATAACTAGAAAAACTCAACCATCCATTATATATTATCATCATTGCGACCCAAAATACATAAACTCAACTAATGGTGCCAGAGCGTCACGTTGGACTCTATGACCTCTCCACTCGGAGGGTTCACAAAGTTGAGACAATGAATACACACCGTCCGGAACATGCCGTACCCTTGGGCCATTCAGAACCTGCAATAACGGGGAGCTCATTGGTTGATCTCAATAGGTTTCTCGAGAACAATACAAACGAGCTGCCACTGGATGGCCCATGTGTGATCTCAATGTCGATGATCATCAAAATCGTGTACCCATCTTTCACTGTTTCGATCTACATGCCATGTGCATTTCCAAGCACCCCAGATGTGATCGCGGACCCCTCCACATCGTCCGAGTTGAGTCGGGGCACGCACAACACGATCATCGGATCTGGAGCGAGTGAAGCGATGGCCGACGGCGGCAACAACAATCAGGAGAAGCGACGATGGTCATTGCATGGCGACCGTCATCTTGGGTTTGGTGACGTTGGCGCTCGTGGCCTTGTCCATCCAGGTGTCGGGTCATGACCCTCCGAGACGACCCATGTTGGTCTTGGCCACCAGGATCCTGTGCGCCCTCACTGAGTGTGGCCTCTTCATGCTCATGGCCACAATAATCCTCAAAGAAAAGGGTCGTCaaccacctccccccccccccccccccgacggacGGACGGTTAGCCTCCCTTCCTTCAATGCTTGTGAGTGACTAGATACTTCTTCTTTGATTGATTTATAGATAGATTTTCTGTCCCCTCCGTGTATGCACATGATGACATATTTTGTTCCTCATTCCTACTCTTCAACAAATATATTATACTGTGCACGTTGTGTAAAAGAAATGACCATTTCTAAATTCCTGGCTAGCTAAAAACCATACCATCCTAACATTGAAACCAAATCCATGTAAATGAAGATCAATAACCATCATTTCACTTTAATTTATAAGTTGAGGGAGTTTTATGTGGTAACTTTACAAAGCATGACAAGTCAATAACTAGAAAACTCAACCATCCATTATATTATCGTTATTGCGCTACAAAGACCCAAAATACATAAACTCAACTAATGGTGCCAGAGAGTCACATTGTACTCTATGACATCACCTTTTGGAGGGTTCACAGAGTTGAGACAATGAACACACACCGTCCGGAGCATGCCGTACCCTTGGGCCATCCGGAATGCACCACGACCTCCAATAACAGGGAGCTCCCTGGTTGATCTCAACGGGTTTCTTGAGAACAATACAAACGAGCTTCCGTTGAATGGGCCATGTGTGATCTCGACGTCGATGGCCATCAAAATCGTGTACCCATCTTTTGATGTTCCGATGTACGTGCCCTGTGCATTTCCAATCACCTTAGATGTAATCGCAGGCCCGTCAGTGATCACATCGTCAAACACGTACACATAGCTAAATGGCACGAAGCCACGAGGATGGGCCGTGGCATTGGTATTTTGTGCGACAAGGACTGAGGATGAATCCTTCTCGGCATGGATGTTGTGGAGGTAGAAGAGGATGTTGGTCTCCTTGTCTCTTCCAAACGAGGAAGCATTACATTGGActtggagagagaggaggaggatggTGATGAGGACCAAGAATGGAATTCTCATCTTGTTTTCTTGTGGCTTCTGGCGTGAATTGGGATATGATATGATGGGTAAGAAGGTTTGATACGTACGTGTATTTATAGCTGGAGATGaggatatgttttggtactctatACATGGAAATAAATTACGACGTGTATTTATGCATATTTATAGCTATAGATCAGGT
Coding sequences within:
- the LOC123441260 gene encoding dirigent protein 15-like — protein: MRIPFLVLITILLLSLQVQCNASSFGRDKETNILFYLHNIHAEKDSSSVLVAQNTNATAHPRGFVPFSYVYVFDDVITDGPAITSKVIGNAQGTYIGTSKDGYTILMAIDVEITHGPFNGSSFVLFSRNPLRSTRELPVIGGRGAFRMAQGYGMLRTVCVHCLNSVNPPKGDVIEYNVTLWHH